The Haloplanus natans DSM 17983 DNA segment CGACGAGCACCACGTCGAGGCCGTGTTCGAAGAAGTGGTGGTTGGTCGGGGAGAGCATCCCGAGCGCGCTGACACCCACCACGGCCGAGCGTCCGAGCAGCGCTGCGAAGGCGGCGACGAGCAGGAAGTACGGGCGCGAGCGCCGCCGGACGAAGGCGGCGAACGCGAGCCCGAGCAACACTGCCGTCCCCAGTGCGGCGAGGCTCACGACGGCGAGCAAGCCCAGCGATGTCACGCCGACGACGGCGTGTAGCGGAACGATCATACGCGGCGTTCGTGGGCAGCGTACCTGAACGCTTCGGCGACGTGGCCGTCACTCGGCACCTGGCGTCGAGAGAAGTTGTGCGTGGGTGATGTCCTGGAAGGGAATCACCTGCATCTTCCGGCGCTCACGTTCGTTCGCGCCGATGCGATGCGTGGGACCGGATTTGAACCACGGTCGAACGCTCGTGCGTTCTCCCTGATTCGAACCCTGCCGTGCACCGTCCGGCGCTCACGTTCGTTCGCACCGATGCGATGCGTGGGACCGGATTTGAACCGGCGGACCTCTACAGGACAGCGCCCTCAACGCTGCGCCGTTGGCCTGGCTTGGCTACCCACGCTCGCGGGGGTTTTCTTGTACGCACTCATTCGTTGACGGGGGTATTTGAAATGGCTTTCCTTTTCCCCGCCGTCGATCACGTGGTCTGATACGGATTATAACGAACCGTATGACACGGTGTGGGCACCGATCGGGTGTCGGTTAGACTCGCCGTTGTTTTGTGGATCGCCCGCCGAGAGTGAGGTATGCTCCCCGACACACGCAACCGTGTCCCGGAACTCACGGCCGTCCTCTCGCTCGTGTCGCTGGCGCTCGTGTTCGGCGCGGCCCTCGGCGCCGTCCCGCGTGGCGCCATCCCGCGTGCGCCCGACGCGGTACTGTCGGCCATCCCCCACGTCAACGCCGTCATCAGCACGCTCGCCGTCGTGACCATCCTGGCCGGCGTCGTCTTCGCCCGCCGACGCGAGTTCGACAAACACCGCGTCATGATGCTCTCGTCCGCCGCGCTCTTTGCCGTCTTCCTCGTCCTCTATCTCTACAAGGTGGCGCTCGAAGGGCCGGCCGAGTTCCCCGGCCCCGACGCGATCTACCGGCAAGTGTACCTCCCGCTTCTCGCCATCCACATACTCCTCGCTATCGTCTGTCTCCCCCTCCTCTACTACGTGTTGTTGCTGGCGGCGACCCGCCCCGTCTCGGCGCTCGTCGACACCGCCCACGCCCGCGTGGGGCGGGTGGCGGCGAGCCTCTGGGTGATCTCTTTCGTCCTCGGAAATGTGGTCTACGCGCTGTTGTACGTGGTGTACTAGTCGGCGTACAGGGAGTAGACGATGACTCCGAAGCCGACGAGGGTGAGCGCGCTTTCGATAACCACCGACTGCGCGAGCGATAGCGACGTGAACTGGTGGCCAACGCCCGCGAGGAGAGCGCCGACGGTGACCAGTCCGAAGCCGATAGCGAGCGCCCGGAGCGACCGCGCCCCGGTCCGTCGGTGTGCCTTGAACGAAAGGAAGGTGATGAGACTCCCCAGAAAGAGCGTCCCGGTCTTAACCGCGACGAGAGCGATGTCGAGGTGACTCATGTCTCCTTGCGCACCTCCCCCCACAGCGACGCGAGTCGTTCGTCCGCGCTCCGGGCCGGACGGCCGACCGACACGTCCAGGCTTCCCTCCTCGGTCAGTCCGATTTCGACCTGCTCGAAGTCGACCCGATACCGGGTCGCGTGGTGACCGTCGGATCGGATCTCCGTGCCCTCCGCGAGCAGCGACGCCTCCGTCAGTAGGTCCAGTTTTCGGTAGGTCGTAGACATGGGAATCTCACACTCCTCCGACACCTCGCTCGCCGTCATCGGTTCGTCGAGGTGCTGGATAATGGTCCGGCAGTCGGGGTCGTCGAGCGCGTCGAGAACCGACTGCAGGTCGGGCGGATCGTCGCCCGACAACGGATCGCGCACCATACGCCACCTCACCGAGGCAGTCACTTATACTACGCGTTGGCGAGTTCTGCGGCCGGACGCTCGTCGGGGACCGAACATGTTCGCACATAGCTTTTCGGATGATCCCGGCCTATCGTAAGATGTCATGAGCACGACAGCCGAATCCGAATCCACGACCGACAGGACGACCACGACGGTCCATCTGCGCGCGACGGGACACGTCCGGGACGCGATGGAGCAGCCCCACCAGGAGTTCACGTTCGAGGGCGACACCCTGCGTGATCTCCTTGAAGCTTTTTTCGAGGAGCGACCGGATCTCGCGGAGATGCTGATCGCCGAGACGGAGGCGGAGGCGACGACCGACGGGTGGGCCAAACCCCCCGAGAACCTGCCCGGCACCTGGCACAAGAACCCCGAGGGCGAACAGACGAAACCCTACGCTCGGGTGTTGGTCAACGGGAAGTTCAACGAAGTCCTCGACGGCTTCGACACGAAAATCGATGACGGCGACCGCGTGAGCTTCGTCTATCCTTTCATTTTCTGTTGCTGATACTGTCGGCTGTTGGCCGACCGAGCCTCGTCTCCTCGGGGTGGCGAGCCGTTCGAAACAGTCCGAGACGACCCGCCGGTCGGACCGCGTGCTATCGATCCCTCCGTCGGCCGTGGGCTTTCGGTCCGGTTTCGCTTTTTACGTGTCACTCGAACCAGTTCGCCCTCGAAACCACCGCCAAGGAATCGGCTGGGCGGTTCATACGGCTCGCTCCCGACGATTCAGGTAGAGGTGACAGCCAATGTTCGATACGACCCGACGCCGGGTGATGCAGGCACTCGGCATCGGTGGGACGGCGGCGGTGGCAGGGTGCAGCGTGGAGGCCCCGACGGCCTCTGAAACGACGACGGAGCGGCGACAGGTCGAGCAAACGTCGACGCCGACGGTCGACCAGGTGGCGGCCGATCCGACCGACATTCCCGATCCGATCGATCGGAGTCAGCCGACGACCCACGAGGTGACGCTCACGATGGAGGAGGTGACCGCCGAAATCGAGCCCGGAGTCACCTTCGACTTCATGACCTTCGGCGGTCAGGTCCCCGGCCCGATGATCCGCGTTCGGCAGGGCGACACGGTCGATCTGACCGTCGAGAACTCCGAGGGGAACGCCCTCCCACACAACGTGGACCTTCACGCCGTCTACGGAACCGGCGGCGGGTCCGTGGCGACGACTGCCGCGCCCGGGCAGCAAAACGCCATGACGTTTCAGGCGACCTATCCGGGCGCGTTCATCTACCACTGTGCCGTGCCGAACCTCGATATGCACATCAGTGCCGGTATGTTCGGCATGATCCTCGTCGAGCCGAAAGGCGGGTTGCCGGCGGTGGACCGCGAACTCTACTTCGGCCAACACGAGGTGTACACCGACGGCGAAGTCGGTCAAGAGGGTAAGCACAGCTTCGACATCGAATCGATGAAAAACGAGAACCCGACGTACGTCCTCCTGAACGGGGAGAAGTACGCGTGGGCGGCTGCCAACCGCGGTCCCCTCGAAGTCCAGCAGGGCGACCGCGTCCGGGTGTTCATGGTCGACGGCGGCCCGAACTACTCCAGCAACTTCCACCCCATCGGCAACGTCTGGAAGCGGGCCTACCGCGACGGCGGCGTTCCCGAGGACGGGGACTTCGACGCCTACGCCGACAAGAACATCCAGACGGTGAAGGTGCCGCCGGGAAGCTGCATGATCGGCGAGATGGACACGCCGGTCCCCGAGCGGATCAAACTCGTCGACCACGCGCTCAGCCGCGTCGCGCGGCGGGGGATGCTCGCCGAAGTCGACGTCCTCGGCGAGGAGCGCGAGGAAATCTTCGACCCCGACGCCGGCGGAACGAGTCACGAGGGGCCGCAGTACGCCTGATCGGTCGGTCGGCGTTCCCGGCCCGTTATGTTCGTGGGCGCCGAGGGTTCGGGCATGCCCACGGCCCGACTCGCGGTCACACTCCCCGCGGACATCTGGATCGCGGATCTCTCGACGCGGTACCCGGACGCAACCTTTCGCGTGCTGGCAGCGCTTCCCGACGCGGACACCGGCGTCGGCCTGGTCGAAATCGTCGCATCCGACGTGGACGACGTGCTCGCTCGCCTCGACGGGACCGACGGCGTCCGGGTGTTCGAGACCCTCTACCGTGGCGACGACCGGGCGCTCGTGCAGTTCGAGACCGACGATCCCCTGTTGCTCATGTCGATTCGGAACTCGCGGGCGCCGTTCGAACCGCCGGTCACCATCGTCGACGGCGTGGCCGACATCGAACTCACCGCCCCGCGCGAGCGGCTGTCGTCGCTCACCGACCAGTTCCGGGCGCTCGGTCTCCAGTTCGACGTCCGCTCCATCCGCACCACCATCGACTCGGAGTCGGTGGTGAGCGACGGTCAGCGACGACTGATCGAGACGGCCGTCGCGGAGGGGTACTACGACACGCCCCGGGCCTGTACGCTGACGGAACTCGCCGAGCAGCTCGGGATCGCAAAATCGACAGCGAGTGAACGCCTGCACCGTGCAGAGGGGGCGATCATCCGGGCGTTCGTCGCCGACGGTGCGGCGGGAAGCGAACGGCGCTAGTCCTCGTGACTCGGCTCGCCGTGTTCGGCGCCCGCCTCCGACGGCGGCCCACCGGTCTTATCACGGAGTAACAACACGAGACCGAAGACGATGGGGGAGAGAAATGCCGCGACGAGGGAGCCACCGACCACCAACGACATGGTCACACCGCCCTGATTGAGGCCGCCGCTGCTGCCGTCGCCCTCGCTCCCGCCGCTGCCGCTGCTACCGGTTTCACCACCACTCCCACTGCCACCGCCACCACCGCCACCGCTCCCGGCGACGACTTCGGCACCGTCGGGAACGGCGTCGCCGACGACGACGACGCCTTTCATCCCGAGCGCCTTGTGGGGTTGGCAGAAGTACTTGACGGCGCCACTGGACTCGAACGTGTGTTCGAACGTGAAGCCCGCTTCCTGCTTCAGTTCGCTGGAGAAGTTACCGGAGTCGGCCGCGACGTTGTGGACGCCGCCCTCGCCCGTCCACTCCCAGACGACGGTCGTTCCGGGATCGACCTGGATGGCCGCCGGGCCGAAGCCGAACGCGCCCTGATTGGCCTCGACACCGACTTCGACGGTCACTTCGCCCGACCCCGTGTGGTCGTGGACGCCGTCGTAGTTGCTCACGTCACTCATCCAGCCACCGAACGGCCCGGACTGTGCCACCGCCGTTCCGGCCGCCCCCGTACCCACGAGTCCAGCCCCGACGGCACCGGCACCGGCCCGTAGCAGCCGTCGCCGTCCCAGCCGAGCGTCGCGTTCCTCGCTCATTGTCGCTTGGCCGTACACACGACCCCCTCAAAAATATTGCCGGTTTCGCGTCCACTTGCCGCTTTATCGGTCATCCGGCCGACGGTTAGTCGTCCGCTGGCGCCGATTCGCTCCCGACGACGGGCCGGGACACGTCACGGTCGGTCGACTCCCCCTCGATGTCGTAGGGGTACTCGCCGGTGACACAGCCGAGACAGAGGTCGCCTTTCGTTCGCCCGAGTACGTTCGCGATGGCGTCGATGGAGAGATAAGAGAGGCTGTCGGCGCCGATGACTTCCCGGATATCCTCGATGCTCTTGTCGGCGGCGATGAGTTCGTCCCGGCTGGCCATGTCGATGCCCATGTAACACGGCGCGACGATGGGTGGCGCGCCGATGCGGACGTGCACTTCCTCGGCGCCGGCATCGCGGATCAGATCGACTAACTGTGTCGAGGTGGTGCCGCGGACGATGCTGTCGTCGATGATGGTCACCGTCTTGTCCTCGACGGTGCTTCTGATCGGGTTGAGCTTCAGGCGGACGGCGCGTTCGCGTTCGTCCTGTGTCGGCATGATGAACGTCCGGCCGACGTACCGATTTTTCATCAGCCCTTCGGCGAACTCCACGTCGGCGCCGTCGGCGTTGGCGGCCTCGGCGTAGCCGGAGGCAAAGGAGCGCCCGGAGTCGGGGACGGGCATCACCACGTCCGTATCGATGCCGCTCTCGGCCCAGAGTTTGCCCCCGAGTTCGCGGCGGGCGTCGTAGACGAGTTCGTCGTCGATGACCGAGTCCGGGCGGGCGAAGTAGACGTGTTCGAAAAAGCAGTGGGCCGTCGCGTCGCGCTCCACGAGTTGATAGGAGTCGAAGCCGCTTCCGTCGGGTTCGAGGACGACCAGTTCTCCCGGCGCTACGTCGCGGACGAGGTCGCCGTCGAGCGTGTCGATGGCCGCCGACTCCGAGGCCAGCACGTAGCCGTCGTCGAGTTTCCCGATACAGAGCGGCCGATTCCCCTCCGGATCACGCACCCCGAGGACGGCCTCGTCGTGCATGATCGTCAGCGCGTAGGAGCCGTGAATGCGGCTCATCGTTCGTTTGACCGCGCGCACGAGGTCCTCTTCCAGGAGGTTGCGCGCGAGGTCGTGGGCGATCACTTCGGTGTCGCCGTTGGAAGTGAAGGCGTGACCGAGCCCCTCCAGTTCCGAGCGAATCTCCGCGGCGTTGACGAGGTTGCCGTTGTGTGCGAGGCCGAGCGACCCGGACTTGAACGAGACGGAAAACGGCTGGGCGCAGGAGGCGTTGACGCCCCCGGAAGTGGGGTATCGGACGTGCCCGATACCCGTCTGGCCGTTCAACTGGTCCAGTGCGTCGGCGTCGAACGCGTCGCCGACCAGGCCCATCTCGACGTGGCTGTGTTGCTGGAATCCGTCGTGTGTTACGATACCTGCCGACTCCTGTCCCCGGTGCTGGAGCGCGTACAGGGAGTAATACAGGGGGCGCGCGGCGTCGCGGTCGGACAGCGAAACCCCCACGACGCCACACTTCTCGGTCATCCCGTTCGGGGTACGGTGATCCCGCCCGTGTGCCATGAGCGTTGCTACTGTGCCGTGGGGTAAAAAGGCACGCTATTGCGGTTCGTCCGGCGGTTCGGCATTCCCGCGTCTTGGCGGGTGAGACGCCCCGTCGGCGGTCGATATCGGCGATTCCGTCGACCCGCAGTGGCGACCGACCGGTGGACGGTCACAGCGGCCGTACGAAACCGCAGTAAACGAGGAGTCCAACGGAGAGGTGACGCGTTATTCGCCGGCCTTGCTCTGCCACTCGTAGTCCCGGCGCTTGGCGGACTTGCCGAAGCCGCACGACGAGCAGACTTTCTTGCGGACGTGGTAGGATTTCTCACCGCAGCGTCGACATTTGACGTGGGTCGTCTTGTTCTTCTTTCCCTGACTCGGCGTTCCGGCTCCCGTCATGTACTTATCGTCACGACGTTGTCGCCGCGTATAATCGTTGTGTTGTCGACCGACTCGATCTCGGGTTCGGCGAGGATGCCCTCGCTGACTTCCTCGATCGGTTCGAGCACGACGTTCATATGCTGGTCGTAGCCCGCGAGGAGGCCGTGAAACGCCCGGCCGTCCTTGAGATGTACCGTCACGTCCTCGTCCAACGAGGCCTCCAGCACGTCGAGGGGTCGTCCGCCCATGCCAACAAAGGCTACGGGTAGGAATAATAAACGTACCGGACACGCCGTCCGGGGCCGTCGGCCCTTTCGTCGACAGTCTTTTGTATATTGCACACTCTTTACAACATACAATGCCCGACACGTGTCACTTCCAGGTTCGGCGGCTCGGCGGAACGGTCGTGTTGATCGGTCTGGTGCTCGGGGTGCTGGTCAACCAGTGGTTCCTCGCCATTTCGGCGTTCGCCGGCGTCAATCTCCTCCAGAGCAGTTTCACCGACTCCTGTCCGGCGGAGTATTTCCTCCCCGGTTGTTCGGATGAGGACGGGACGGCGGCGGAGGACCCGGTGGCCGACTGACGACCGGATAGCGATGTAATTCCAAAACAAAACTCTGCCCGGTGAGGTGGCACCTCGCCGATGACGGGCCGTCGCCAATGATGGGGCCGCGATGGTCCTCGCGCTCGGATGACTTCGAGGAAGCGGCCGAGGCACGCGCTAGCGACACCCTTGACCGCGCCCGCGACATCGCCGCGGAGTACGGCGTTGACGTCGGCACCGACGTGTGGTGAGACGCGGAGTATAAGTCCGTCTCGGCCTTACTCCGGGTATGAGCTACCCCGTCACCTACTACTGCCCGCGGTGTGAGGCCGTCGTCGAACTCGAACGCGAGGGCTACCTCGCCGACCGCTCGGTGACGCCCTACCCGCTCGAAGGGTGGACGTACGTCGACGCCGACGAGGACGTGGAGTCGGCCGACGGCGTCCGCTTCGTCTGTGGCGAGGACGGCACCCTCCGAGACGACGAGACCGGCTGTGGCGAGCCCTTCTACCTGAGCTACGTCCGGTTCGAGAACGGCGAGGAGGTCGAACCCGTCCCGGAGAGCGAGTACGTCACGATCGGTCGGTAGCTACCCTTTGATGTTACAGACCGGATACGTCCGGGCCACCTTGTCGCCGATGCCGAGGGCGTCCGAGACGCGCACCACCTCGTCGACATCCTTGTAGACGCCGGGCGCCTCCTCGGCCACCGTTGCGCCGCTCTGGGCTTTGACGTACACCTGGTTTTGCTCCCGGAGTTCGTCCTGTACCGTCTCGCCCCAGTACTCCCGTTTGGCCTGCGTTCGGCTCATCAGCCGTCCGGCGCCGTGGGCCGTCGAGCCGAACGTGAGGTCCATCGACGCCTCGCCGCCCCGGAGGACGTAGCTCCCCGCACCCATGCTCCCGGGGATGATGATGGGTTGGCCAACGTCCCGGTACGCGGCGGGGACTTCGGGATGGCCGGCCGGGAACGCCCGCGTCGCCCCCTTGCGGTGGACGTACAGTTCGCGCTCCTCGCGGTCGGCGGTTTCGCCGCCTCCCACCGGTCGCCCCTGCGGGTCGACCCCCACCGTATGCGTCTCTTTTTTCGCGATGTTGTGGGCCACGTCGTACAGCAGGTGCATATCCATCGACTCCCACGAGCGGTCGAAGACGCGTTCGAACACCTGCCGGACCCGGTGCATGATCAACTGGCGGTTCACCCACGCGAAGTTGATGCAGGCACACATCGCGCCGTAGTACTCCGTGGCCAACTCGGAGCCCGCGGGGGCGGCTGCGAGTTCCTTGTCCGGCAGTTGGTCCAACAGGTCGCCGTGTCGCTTCTCGATTTTTCGCAGGTAGTCGGTGCAGGTTTGGTGGCCCAGCCCCCGGCTCCCGCAGTGGATGAGGACGACGACCTGGTCGGGTTCGAGGCCGTAGGCGTCGGCCACGTCGTCGCGGTAGATGTCGGTCACGCGCTGGACTTCGAGGAAGTGGTTGCCGCTTCCGAGACTCCCCAACTGGTTCTTGCCGCGGTCTTTTGCCTTCTGGGAGACGGCGCTCGGGTCGGCGTCCGGCCGGTAGCCCTCGTCCTCGCAGTGGGTCAGGTCGTCCGCGACGGCCCACCCCGCTTCGAGTGCCCAGTCGACGCCGCGGGAGAGGACCGCCTCTACGGTGTCCATATCGCCCTCGACGATGCCGCCCCCGCCGAGCCCCGAGGGGACGTTCGCGAACAGGGCCTCGACGAGTTCCTCCTCGCGACCCTGCACGTCGTCGTAGGTGAGACTTGTTTTCATCATTCTCACGCCGCAGTTCGACACGACGAATCCGTTCGCGAGAAATGTGTGTGCGTCGTGGGTCACACCGATGTCGTAGACGGGTTTTTCGCCGACTTCCCGGATCGCCTCGATTTGGACCTCTATGGCACCGTCAGCCCTCACTTCGACGGTTTCGCAGAACTCCTCGAATCCCGGGAAATCGTCGCCCGGCCGCGGGCGCCCGGTCCGCCCGGTCCAAATGCTTCGCTCGATGAATCGGCCGTTGATGTCGAATCGTTGCTTGATTGTGGAGACCGTACTTCCGCCATCGGCCAGTGCTTCGGCTTCGTCGGCAATCCGTTCACGTCGAGTGATCTCTCGCTCCTTGGTTCGGAGATACTGGACTGCTTGCATCGCCTTCCGCTGTTTTCCGGGGTGGTATCGGTACCCGACGCGGGTGAAGAAGTTCAGGAGGTTCTCGGTGTCGTTTTTGATCCCCAGTCGGAAACGAATCGTCGATGACGTGCTGTTCGAATCCGTCTCGAATGCCTCGATTTCGTTCGTCTCGATGCCAATGTCGTCAAGGAACGCTGCCATATCTTCCATGAACGCTCGGCCTGCCGACCTCGTGCCGACCGTTCTGGTCTGGGAAACTTTCGGGCAGTAGAGATTCTTATCGTGTTGTGCCGCTGGCGTGTTCATCTCGGCACCGAAATATGCCGAATAAAAGAGCGCCCGCTGCCAGTCGGTTAGGCGGTGGAGGTAGTCGGGTGTCGTGAATTCTGACTCGACTTTCGGGCCTTCGAGGACACCGAGTTCCACGAACACGCGGCGCAACGCCTTCGAGGTTGTCTTGAAGCTGTATTCGGTCCGCTCGAACGTCTTCCCGTCGATATCGTGATCTCGGTCGCGTTCGTAGATTTTCGACGGGGTGAATCCGATTGCACGGATATCTTCCCGAATTTCCGCCAGTTCCTCCGGTTCGCCGTAGAACCACGTCTGTCCCGGATCGCCGTACGACCCATCCCCGAGCAGGAATCCGACGACTTTCAACAGATGGTTGAACGTCTCGTCGGTCGACCGAAGCGGAAGGAGCCCTCTGTCTTTCAAGACTTGCCGAATCTGCGGGTTGTCATCCACGAAGTCGTTCTCGGAGAGGACGGTGAACTCGTTCGGGTCTTCGTGTTCGAGTCCTTCGAACGGCTGGACGTACACCGAGTCGCCCGGCCCCAAGTCCTCGACTGTGACCATCCCTTCCGGCGTCTCGAACTCGTGATCGGCGGTCGCTTCGATCCGCCTTCCGGTCGCCGTTTCGAGTTCGAACACGGGCTTTGGACCGGATTCGGTGAACAGCCGGATGTCGGACGCGGCCACCTCGTCACCCGTCGCGACGGAAGCACGCTCCGTTTCGAATCGTTCTTCGAGCGTTTCGAGCGGTAGCGTACGCCCGAACGAGAGTCGGACCTCCGTGTCACCGGTCAAGCAGTTGATGTCGTAACCCACAGAACCGGGCGAGATACAGCCGTCCTCCACGTCCGTCGCCCCTACGCCGCCGACGGGGAAGCCGTAGCCCTGATGGCCGTCGGGCATACAGATGGCGTGGCCGGTGATCCCCGGCAGATGCGTCGCGTTTCGCAACTGCTGGAGCGTCTTGTCCCCGCCGATTTCCTCCAGCAGCGCCTCGCTCGCCAGCACTCGCGCGGGAGCGCGCATGTCACCCTCGCGTGGCATCTCCCAGACGAACTCCCGAACCCGTTCGAGTTGGATGCCGTCGAACTCGCGTGTGGTCATACGCGAACCGACGTGACCGACGCGGGAATACGTTACTACACGTCCAGCACGACGTATGCCTCCCAGCCGCCGCCGTCGTCCGCCGACCGGCCCTCACCGGACTGTGCTCGACTGCTCGGGGACCGTTCCACGCGCTTCTCGACGCGCATCTCGGAGTACGTGACGGCCTTTACATCGCGTGCGGTCACGTCCGAGAAGGGGACGCCCCGGGTGCTCGCCTTGATCACCCACTCCTCGCCCGTCTCGCGGACGGTGGCCTCGTTGTCGACGGGGAGGACGCCCCGTACGTCGCGCTCGTAGATGAGTTGGTCGAGGTAATCGAAGAGGAGGGCCTCCAGTCCCTCGGCACGGACGGTGAGGGAGAACCGCTCGCCGGAGTCCGGAATCCGGTCGCAGGTGGCGGCCGCGAGGCCGTCGGCGACGGCGGCGAACGTCTCGCCGAGGTCGACGCCGGTCGCCGCGACGGCCACGTCGGCCGTATGCGGGCGGAGTTCGTAGCTCATGGCGTTGGAGACGGGGTGGACGGTGAAAACCGTTGGTCCCGACGAAGCCGGCGACGATGGACGCCGACGGTGAAGTTATATTGCACGGCCGCGTTAGAACTGCGGTAGTGAGCGTCACCGTCGAGAAACGCGTCGATGGCCCCGGCGCGACGGATCACGCCGACGGGGCCTGGAAACTCAAAGAGCGAATCCGTCGGGAGGAGGGCGTCCTCAAGCAGCGAAAGCGGTTTTTCATGGACGCCTACCGCCGCGCGACGACCCACCTGCTCTATCTCGACGACGACCTGGTCGGGTTCGCGACGGTTCGACGTGACGGCTACATCCTCTTTCTCGCCGTCTCGCCCGACCGTCGCGGCGAGGGGTTCGGCCGGCGACTCGTCGCCGAGGTGGCCGAAGAACACCGGACCGTCACCTGTCACGCCCGGGCGACGAACGAACGGGCGCTCGACTTCTACGAATCCGTCGGCTTCGAGATCAAGCGCCGGATCGACGGCTACTACGAGGACAACGGCGACGCGTACTACCTCCGCCTCGGCCCCGACGAACGGCTCCGCGACCGGCTCTCGGAACTGATTCGGCGGTAGTGCCGTCGGCCGTAACTGCCGGTACGACGGTGTGGTGTGGCGGCGGCCCGTATCGACGGACGGCCGACGGTTAGTGCTCGAACTGCTTCCGGTCGGTGACGACCGTCGAGATCAGATCCATCGGCGTCGCGTCGTAGGCGGGGTTCTCGATGGTGACGCCCTCGATTGGCTCGCGGATGACTTCGGTGGGTTCGCGCTCGTCGTTCTCGAAGACGAAGTCGCTCTCGATGATCTTCGACTCCGAACCGACGACGACGACGGGCACGCCGACGACGTTCGCGGCGGCGACGAGCGGAAAGGTGCCGACGCGGTTGTAGAGCGTGTCGCCGACGATGCAGGTCATGCCGACGACGACGCGATCACAGCGGTCGAGAATGGTGCCCGCCGCGCTGTCGACGAGGAGGTGTGGGTCGACGCGGTCCATCTCCGCGAGGCGGCGGGCGGTCTTGCGGCCGAGGTGACGCGGCCGAGCCTCGGTGGCGTAGGCGGTGAGGTGACAGCCCTCGGCGGCGGCCACCTCGACGGCCTCTAAGACGGTCGTCGAGAAGTCGTGTGTGAGGATGGTTTCGCCGTCCTCGAAGGTGGTCGCGGCGCGGGCGGCCGCCTCGTGTTTGCCCGTCTCGATCGTCTCGACGATCCGGCCGATCTCCTCGCGGGTCAGGGCTTTCGCCCTCTCGACGGTATCGGCCCCGCCGAGAACGCCGTCGACGACCTCCCGCATCGCCTTGTGGAGGGAGGCGTGAGAGGGGTTGGCCCGGCGGAGCGCCCCCGCGTTGCGTTCGAGGTCACGCTCGTAGGCCTCGACGTTCCGGTACTCCCGGTCGAGGAGTTCGGCGAGCGCCTCGGTCGCCTTGACCGCGACCACCGACGAACTGTGGGTCTGCATCCGGCGAATCTCCTCGATGGTCTCGTCGATCATACGGGGAGGTGTCGTGTCGGCGGCAAAGAGGTTCCGGCTACGTGTCGACCTGCCGCCGGGCGTACGCGTACGCGAGAAGTGCAGTGACGAACCAGACGACCGCCCCGACGCGGACGGCGAAGGCGGCGCGGGCGCCCCACGTCGGGAGCGTCGTCGTCGTCGATAGGGCGGCGACGAGGGGCGCACCGGCGACGATGGTGGCGACGAACGTCACCTGCATCACCCACCCGAAGTCGACGCCGTCGGGATCGGTTCGTTCGACGCGGTGTGGCACGCCTCCTGATTCGCAGTCGATCGGGTAATGTGTGGCGGTTTAGCGGCCGAGGAAGTCGACGAGCGCGTCGTTGAACGCGTCGGGCCGTTCGAGCATGGCTAGGTGGGCCGCGTCGTCGACGGTCGTCC contains these protein-coding regions:
- the purF gene encoding amidophosphoribosyltransferase, yielding MAHGRDHRTPNGMTEKCGVVGVSLSDRDAARPLYYSLYALQHRGQESAGIVTHDGFQQHSHVEMGLVGDAFDADALDQLNGQTGIGHVRYPTSGGVNASCAQPFSVSFKSGSLGLAHNGNLVNAAEIRSELEGLGHAFTSNGDTEVIAHDLARNLLEEDLVRAVKRTMSRIHGSYALTIMHDEAVLGVRDPEGNRPLCIGKLDDGYVLASESAAIDTLDGDLVRDVAPGELVVLEPDGSGFDSYQLVERDATAHCFFEHVYFARPDSVIDDELVYDARRELGGKLWAESGIDTDVVMPVPDSGRSFASGYAEAANADGADVEFAEGLMKNRYVGRTFIMPTQDERERAVRLKLNPIRSTVEDKTVTIIDDSIVRGTTSTQLVDLIRDAGAEEVHVRIGAPPIVAPCYMGIDMASRDELIAADKSIEDIREVIGADSLSYLSIDAIANVLGRTKGDLCLGCVTGEYPYDIEGESTDRDVSRPVVGSESAPADD
- a CDS encoding 50S ribosomal protein L37e, with translation MTGAGTPSQGKKNKTTHVKCRRCGEKSYHVRKKVCSSCGFGKSAKRRDYEWQSKAGE
- a CDS encoding LSM domain-containing protein, translated to MGGRPLDVLEASLDEDVTVHLKDGRAFHGLLAGYDQHMNVVLEPIEEVSEGILAEPEIESVDNTTIIRGDNVVTIST
- a CDS encoding YgaP-like transmembrane domain gives rise to the protein MPDTCHFQVRRLGGTVVLIGLVLGVLVNQWFLAISAFAGVNLLQSSFTDSCPAEYFLPGCSDEDGTAAEDPVAD
- a CDS encoding RtcB family protein gives rise to the protein MGYDINCLTGDTEVRLSFGRTLPLETLEERFETERASVATGDEVAASDIRLFTESGPKPVFELETATGRRIEATADHEFETPEGMVTVEDLGPGDSVYVQPFEGLEHEDPNEFTVLSENDFVDDNPQIRQVLKDRGLLPLRSTDETFNHLLKVVGFLLGDGSYGDPGQTWFYGEPEELAEIREDIRAIGFTPSKIYERDRDHDIDGKTFERTEYSFKTTSKALRRVFVELGVLEGPKVESEFTTPDYLHRLTDWQRALFYSAYFGAEMNTPAAQHDKNLYCPKVSQTRTVGTRSAGRAFMEDMAAFLDDIGIETNEIEAFETDSNSTSSTIRFRLGIKNDTENLLNFFTRVGYRYHPGKQRKAMQAVQYLRTKEREITRRERIADEAEALADGGSTVSTIKQRFDINGRFIERSIWTGRTGRPRPGDDFPGFEEFCETVEVRADGAIEVQIEAIREVGEKPVYDIGVTHDAHTFLANGFVVSNCGVRMMKTSLTYDDVQGREEELVEALFANVPSGLGGGGIVEGDMDTVEAVLSRGVDWALEAGWAVADDLTHCEDEGYRPDADPSAVSQKAKDRGKNQLGSLGSGNHFLEVQRVTDIYRDDVADAYGLEPDQVVVLIHCGSRGLGHQTCTDYLRKIEKRHGDLLDQLPDKELAAAPAGSELATEYYGAMCACINFAWVNRQLIMHRVRQVFERVFDRSWESMDMHLLYDVAHNIAKKETHTVGVDPQGRPVGGGETADREERELYVHRKGATRAFPAGHPEVPAAYRDVGQPIIIPGSMGAGSYVLRGGEASMDLTFGSTAHGAGRLMSRTQAKREYWGETVQDELREQNQVYVKAQSGATVAEEAPGVYKDVDEVVRVSDALGIGDKVARTYPVCNIKG
- a CDS encoding archease; the protein is MSYELRPHTADVAVAATGVDLGETFAAVADGLAAATCDRIPDSGERFSLTVRAEGLEALLFDYLDQLIYERDVRGVLPVDNEATVRETGEEWVIKASTRGVPFSDVTARDVKAVTYSEMRVEKRVERSPSSRAQSGEGRSADDGGGWEAYVVLDV
- a CDS encoding GNAT family N-acetyltransferase, with the translated sequence MSVTVEKRVDGPGATDHADGAWKLKERIRREEGVLKQRKRFFMDAYRRATTHLLYLDDDLVGFATVRRDGYILFLAVSPDRRGEGFGRRLVAEVAEEHRTVTCHARATNERALDFYESVGFEIKRRIDGYYEDNGDAYYLRLGPDERLRDRLSELIRR